In Streptomyces sp. NBC_00448, the following are encoded in one genomic region:
- the katG gene encoding catalase/peroxidase HPI encodes MSDNTHNNDAIVVDAKTEGAGGCPVAHDRAPHPTQGGGNRGWWPDRLNLKILAKNPAVANPLGEDFDYAAAFGTLDLAAVKQDVAEVLTTSQDWWPADFGNYGPFMIRMAWHSAGTYRISDGRGGAGAGQQRFAPLNSWPDNGNLDKARRLLWPVKKKYGQSLSWADLLILAGNVALESMGLETFGFAGGREDVWEPEEDVYWGPETTWLDDRRYTGDRELENPLGAVQMGLIYVNPEGPNGNPDPIAAARDIRETFRRMAMNDEETVALIAGGHTFGKTHGAGPADAVGDDPEAAPIEAQGLGWKNSYGTGKGADAITSGLEVTWTSTPTRWSNGFFDNLFGYEWELTKSPAGANQWKPKDGAGEGTVPHAHDASKKIAPSMLTTDLALRFDPVYEPISRRFHENPAEFADAFARAWYKLTHRDMGPKSLLLGPEVPAETLLWQDPLPTADYEAIDAADVTALKAKILGTGLTVPQLVSAAWASASTYRGSDKRGGANGARVRLEPQRGWEVNNPDELATVLRALEGVQQEFNASSGAKKVSLADLIVLGGAAAVEKAAKDGGHAIEVPFTAGRVDATDEHTDAESFAALEPGADGFRNYVGKGNRLGAEYLLLDRANLLTLTAPETTVLVGGLRVLGANHDGSKLGVLTDAPGTLTNDFFVNLLDLGTTWTPASEDSTTFEAHDDATGAVKWTGTRADLVFGSNSELRALAEVYASDDAKQKFVTDFVAAWTKVMDLDRFDLA; translated from the coding sequence ATGTCTGACAACACCCACAACAACGACGCGATCGTCGTGGACGCCAAGACGGAGGGCGCGGGAGGCTGCCCGGTCGCGCACGACCGCGCCCCGCACCCGACCCAGGGCGGCGGGAACCGCGGCTGGTGGCCGGACCGGCTCAACCTGAAGATCCTCGCCAAGAACCCCGCCGTGGCCAACCCGCTCGGCGAGGACTTCGACTACGCCGCGGCGTTCGGCACCCTCGACCTCGCGGCCGTCAAGCAGGACGTCGCCGAGGTGCTCACCACTTCGCAGGACTGGTGGCCGGCCGACTTCGGCAACTACGGCCCGTTCATGATCCGGATGGCCTGGCACAGCGCGGGCACGTACCGGATCAGCGACGGCCGCGGCGGTGCCGGCGCCGGGCAGCAGCGCTTCGCCCCGCTCAACAGCTGGCCGGACAACGGGAACCTGGACAAGGCCCGCCGCCTGCTGTGGCCGGTGAAGAAGAAGTACGGCCAGAGCCTGTCCTGGGCCGACCTGCTGATCCTCGCCGGCAACGTGGCGCTGGAGTCGATGGGCCTGGAGACCTTCGGGTTCGCCGGCGGCCGCGAGGACGTCTGGGAGCCGGAGGAGGACGTCTACTGGGGCCCGGAGACCACCTGGCTCGACGACCGGCGCTACACCGGCGACCGCGAGCTGGAGAACCCGCTCGGCGCCGTCCAGATGGGCCTGATCTACGTCAACCCCGAGGGCCCCAACGGCAACCCGGACCCGATCGCCGCGGCCCGCGACATCCGTGAGACGTTCCGCCGGATGGCGATGAACGACGAGGAGACCGTGGCGCTGATCGCGGGCGGCCACACCTTCGGCAAGACCCACGGCGCCGGCCCGGCCGACGCCGTCGGCGACGACCCCGAGGCCGCGCCGATCGAGGCGCAGGGCCTGGGCTGGAAGAACAGCTACGGCACCGGGAAGGGCGCCGACGCCATCACCTCCGGCCTGGAGGTGACCTGGACCAGCACGCCCACCCGGTGGAGCAACGGCTTCTTCGACAACCTCTTCGGCTACGAGTGGGAGCTCACCAAGAGCCCGGCCGGCGCCAACCAGTGGAAGCCGAAGGACGGCGCCGGCGAGGGCACCGTCCCGCACGCCCACGACGCCTCGAAGAAGATCGCGCCGTCGATGCTCACCACCGACCTGGCGCTGCGCTTCGACCCGGTCTACGAGCCGATCTCCCGCCGCTTCCACGAGAACCCGGCGGAGTTCGCGGACGCGTTCGCCCGTGCCTGGTACAAGCTGACCCACCGCGACATGGGCCCGAAGTCGCTGCTGCTCGGCCCGGAAGTGCCCGCGGAGACCCTGCTGTGGCAGGACCCGCTGCCCACGGCGGACTACGAGGCGATCGACGCCGCGGACGTCACCGCGCTCAAGGCGAAGATCCTCGGCACCGGCCTGACCGTCCCGCAACTGGTCTCCGCCGCCTGGGCGTCGGCCTCGACCTACCGGGGCAGCGACAAGCGCGGCGGCGCCAACGGCGCCCGGGTCCGCCTGGAGCCGCAGCGCGGCTGGGAGGTCAACAACCCGGACGAGCTGGCCACGGTGCTGCGCGCCCTGGAAGGCGTCCAGCAGGAGTTCAACGCCTCCTCCGGTGCGAAGAAGGTGTCGCTGGCCGACCTGATCGTGCTCGGCGGCGCCGCGGCGGTCGAGAAGGCCGCCAAGGACGGCGGGCACGCGATCGAGGTGCCCTTCACCGCCGGCCGGGTCGACGCGACCGACGAGCACACCGACGCGGAGTCGTTCGCCGCGCTGGAGCCGGGCGCCGACGGCTTCCGCAACTACGTCGGCAAGGGCAACCGGCTGGGTGCCGAGTACCTGCTGCTCGACCGGGCCAACCTGCTCACGCTCACCGCTCCGGAGACCACCGTCCTGGTCGGCGGCCTGCGCGTGCTGGGCGCCAACCACGACGGTTCGAAGCTCGGTGTGCTCACCGACGCCCCGGGCACCCTGACGAACGACTTCTTCGTCAACCTGCTCGACCTGGGCACCACGTGGACGCCGGCCTCCGAGGACTCGACCACCTTCGAGGCCCACGACGACGCCACCGGCGCGGTCAAGTGGACCGGCACCCGTGCCGACCTCGTGTTCGGCTCGAACTCCGAGCTGCGCGCGCTGGCCGAGGTGTACGCGAGCGACGACGCGAAGCAGAAGTTCGTCACGGACTTCGTCGCGGCGTGGACCAAGGTGATGGACCTCGACCGGTTCGACCTCGCCTGA
- a CDS encoding ABC transporter ATP-binding protein: protein MRWEIPGGRLLDAGHAITLRAMARRLPQLISRALRMAWQVDRGAVTALLVCQVLSGVLEAVGLLAVTGTITAVIASGHITERLHQAVPSIVLLASAAGIRAVLGIAVGGLSTRLAPRIAREAELRLLDAATHAELTAYDHPGYNDRWDAADRGVEVSQDLLNQSQNILAAAASLVAAAAVLTSVHPLLLPLLLLAALPQAVAGVRAARLNYLASLDTMGDRRLLGLLRWHLVDKDNADQIRSGTMADFLLGKYRAAGARVDAATDRAAWQAAKTSLIGSVVGGLAAGAVWAALIALIGTGRISVASAGTATFALRSVASGLHGIVGYGAIIFRTGMYLDDWSGFLDEAGGHRIRRGAAVPTGPVTVRAEHVDYTYPDADGPSLRDVTLEVRRGEVLALVGENGSGKTTLSKLLAALYLPTAGAVTWDGADTDTLDAQAAWRRVAVVPQDYAQWPLTARENITLGQAVPGDGASDADAAVHNAARASGADDVVAALRSGLDTLLAREWWGGQELSGGQWQRVALARAFHRRAGLLVLDEPTAALDPRAEHRIFTGLRALAADRAVVLVTHRLANVTVADKIAVLDKGRLVQYGTFPQLRDAPGLFHDLWVLQNDRTPLLPTQSAASPGEEASAGGQLGERR, encoded by the coding sequence ATGCGGTGGGAGATCCCCGGCGGCCGGCTGCTCGACGCCGGCCACGCCATCACCCTGCGCGCGATGGCCCGCCGGCTGCCCCAACTGATCAGCCGGGCGCTGCGGATGGCCTGGCAGGTGGACCGCGGGGCGGTGACCGCGCTGCTGGTCTGCCAGGTGCTCTCCGGCGTGCTGGAGGCCGTCGGCCTGCTCGCCGTCACCGGCACCATCACCGCCGTGATCGCGTCGGGTCACATCACCGAACGCCTGCACCAGGCCGTGCCGTCGATCGTGTTGCTCGCCTCGGCGGCGGGCATCCGGGCGGTGCTGGGCATCGCGGTCGGCGGTCTGTCCACCCGGCTGGCACCGCGGATCGCCCGTGAGGCGGAGCTGCGGCTGCTGGACGCGGCGACCCACGCGGAACTGACGGCGTACGACCACCCCGGGTACAACGACCGCTGGGACGCGGCCGATCGCGGTGTCGAGGTCTCCCAGGACCTGCTGAACCAGTCGCAGAACATCCTCGCCGCGGCCGCCTCGCTGGTCGCCGCGGCCGCCGTACTGACCTCCGTGCACCCGCTGTTGCTGCCGCTGCTGCTGCTCGCGGCACTTCCGCAGGCGGTCGCCGGGGTGCGGGCCGCCCGTCTGAACTACCTCGCCTCGCTGGACACCATGGGCGACCGGCGCCTGCTCGGGCTGTTGCGCTGGCACCTGGTCGACAAGGACAACGCCGACCAGATCCGCTCCGGCACCATGGCCGACTTCCTGCTCGGCAAGTACCGCGCCGCCGGCGCCCGGGTGGACGCCGCCACCGACCGCGCGGCCTGGCAGGCGGCCAAGACCTCGCTGATCGGCAGCGTCGTCGGGGGGCTCGCGGCCGGCGCGGTCTGGGCGGCGCTGATCGCCCTGATCGGCACCGGCCGGATCTCCGTCGCCTCCGCCGGCACCGCGACCTTCGCGCTGCGGTCGGTGGCGTCGGGGCTGCACGGCATCGTCGGTTACGGCGCGATCATCTTCCGCACCGGCATGTACCTCGACGACTGGTCCGGCTTCCTCGACGAGGCCGGCGGCCACCGCATCCGGCGCGGCGCGGCCGTGCCCACCGGACCGGTGACCGTACGCGCCGAGCACGTCGACTACACCTACCCGGACGCCGACGGGCCGTCCCTGCGCGATGTCACCCTTGAGGTGCGCCGTGGCGAAGTCCTCGCCCTGGTGGGGGAGAACGGCTCCGGCAAGACGACGCTCAGCAAGCTGCTCGCCGCCCTCTACCTCCCCACGGCGGGCGCCGTGACCTGGGACGGCGCCGACACCGACACCCTTGACGCGCAGGCGGCTTGGCGCCGGGTCGCGGTCGTGCCGCAGGACTACGCGCAGTGGCCGCTGACCGCCCGGGAGAACATCACCCTGGGCCAGGCGGTGCCGGGCGACGGGGCGTCGGACGCCGACGCCGCCGTGCACAACGCCGCCCGCGCCTCGGGCGCCGACGACGTGGTGGCCGCGCTGCGCTCCGGCCTCGACACCCTGCTCGCCCGCGAGTGGTGGGGCGGCCAGGAACTGTCCGGCGGCCAGTGGCAACGCGTCGCCCTGGCCCGGGCGTTCCACCGCCGGGCGGGCCTGCTCGTGCTGGACGAGCCGACCGCCGCCCTCGACCCCCGCGCCGAACACCGCATCTTCACCGGGCTGCGCGCGCTCGCCGCCGACCGCGCCGTGGTCCTGGTCACCCACCGCCTGGCCAACGTCACCGTCGCGGACAAGATCGCCGTCCTCGACAAGGGCCGCCTCGTCCAGTACGGCACCTTCCCCCAACTCCGCGACGCCCCGGGCCTCTTCCACGACCTCTGGGTCCTCCAGAACGACCGCACCCCCCTCCTCCCCACCCAGTCCGCGGCGTCACCCGGTGAAGAGGCGTCCGCCGGGGGTCAGTTGGGGGAGAGGCGGTAG
- a CDS encoding aldo/keto reductase: MLGDLPVHRIGFGAMRLPQTGEAFAAGSAPRDRGQAIRVLRRAVELGVNHIDTAAFYFSPLRSANELINAALAPYPDGLVLTTKVGPGRDPSGRWQPHAGPGQLRGQVEENLRQLGRDHLDVVNLRIVGTDSIAERFGALAELRAAGLIRHLGVSNVHPAQLAEARAIAPVVCVQNAYGVGSAPEQRDFVRACGEQGVAYVPFYAIAGAGGQAGAGGTESEDVRAVARAHGATPAQVRLAWTLQHGPHVLAIPGTGDPRHLAENLAASALRLTPAEVARLDAVRR, encoded by the coding sequence GTGCTCGGCGACCTTCCCGTCCACCGGATCGGGTTCGGCGCGATGCGGCTGCCCCAGACCGGCGAGGCGTTCGCGGCCGGATCGGCGCCCCGCGACCGCGGCCAGGCGATCCGCGTGCTGCGCCGAGCGGTCGAGCTCGGCGTGAACCACATCGACACCGCCGCCTTCTACTTCTCGCCGCTGCGCTCGGCGAACGAGCTGATCAACGCCGCGCTCGCGCCCTACCCCGACGGCCTCGTCCTCACCACCAAGGTCGGTCCCGGCCGCGACCCGTCCGGCCGGTGGCAGCCGCACGCCGGGCCCGGGCAGTTGCGCGGCCAGGTCGAGGAGAACCTGCGGCAACTCGGCCGCGACCACCTCGACGTGGTGAACCTGCGGATCGTCGGCACCGACTCGATCGCCGAACGCTTCGGCGCCTTGGCCGAGTTGCGCGCCGCGGGCCTCATCCGCCACCTCGGCGTCTCCAACGTCCACCCCGCGCAGCTCGCCGAGGCCCGGGCGATCGCACCGGTGGTCTGCGTGCAGAACGCGTACGGCGTCGGCTCGGCACCCGAGCAGCGCGACTTCGTCCGGGCCTGCGGCGAGCAGGGGGTCGCCTACGTGCCGTTCTACGCGATCGCCGGCGCCGGCGGCCAGGCGGGCGCGGGTGGCACCGAGAGCGAGGACGTGCGCGCCGTCGCCCGCGCGCACGGCGCGACCCCCGCGCAGGTCCGGCTCGCCTGGACCCTTCAGCACGGCCCGCACGTCCTCGCCATCCCCGGCACCGGCGACCCCCGCCACCTCGCCGAGAACCTCGCCGCGAGCGCGCTGCGCCTCACCCCGGCGGAGGTGGCCCGCCTCGACGCGGTACGCCGGTGA
- a CDS encoding MarR family winged helix-turn-helix transcriptional regulator, with the protein MTSALAHIQSLPTWLVGRVAARGRGLVAEAIAAEGLKLMQHAVLAATAEYGPVAQADLGRRLAVDPKDMVGILNHLQEAGLVERAPDPADRRKNAVTVTAEGEAVLARCAVLAEAANAELLAPLGPADQRRLTALLTRLHEAP; encoded by the coding sequence ATGACGTCCGCCCTCGCGCACATCCAGTCCCTGCCGACCTGGCTGGTCGGTCGTGTCGCGGCGCGGGGCAGAGGGCTGGTCGCCGAGGCGATCGCCGCGGAGGGGCTGAAGCTGATGCAGCACGCGGTGCTGGCCGCGACCGCCGAGTACGGCCCCGTCGCTCAGGCCGACCTGGGGCGCCGGCTCGCGGTCGACCCCAAGGACATGGTCGGCATCCTCAACCACCTCCAGGAGGCGGGGCTCGTCGAGCGCGCCCCGGACCCCGCCGACCGCCGCAAGAACGCGGTCACCGTCACCGCCGAGGGCGAGGCCGTCCTCGCGCGCTGCGCGGTGCTGGCCGAGGCGGCCAACGCCGAACTGCTGGCACCCCTCGGCCCGGCCGACCAGCGCCGGTTGACGGCTCTGCTGACCCGGCTCCACGAGGCGCCGTGA
- a CDS encoding DUF5937 family protein, whose amino-acid sequence MWEVGTSFRLLRSRAAHAVHQPWIDQVRPRMAAAGLDRGRLAELIPPEAPDDYVPDFLNPAPAGPAPTLAAELARVLAAPAAQVRHDLDRLREAPGGLGPRARALHAEPRAQLPALAEEITAYWEVALAPYWARVRAVLDADIFHRARQVAEHGAAALLNDLHPSVSWNDSALRLGRRRRALARNTAGAGLLLIPSAFTGPGPLTLVRPPDPPQLAYPARGVGTLWASRPVVRGDALAAVLGRSKALLLAELDSPASTTELAARTGLSAPAVSQHLTALRDAGLTTAHRTGRSVLYARTATAESLLAP is encoded by the coding sequence ATGTGGGAGGTCGGCACCAGCTTCCGGCTGCTGCGCTCGCGCGCGGCGCACGCCGTGCACCAGCCGTGGATCGACCAGGTGCGGCCGCGGATGGCCGCCGCCGGACTGGACCGCGGCCGGCTGGCCGAACTCATCCCGCCCGAGGCGCCGGACGACTACGTTCCGGACTTCCTCAACCCCGCGCCCGCCGGCCCCGCCCCCACCCTCGCTGCGGAACTGGCCCGGGTCCTCGCGGCCCCCGCCGCCCAGGTCCGCCACGACCTCGACCGGCTCCGCGAGGCGCCTGGCGGTCTCGGCCCGCGCGCCCGCGCCCTGCACGCCGAACCGCGCGCCCAACTCCCAGCGCTTGCCGAGGAGATCACCGCCTACTGGGAGGTGGCGCTGGCTCCCTACTGGGCCCGGGTCCGCGCGGTGCTCGACGCCGACATCTTCCACCGCGCCCGCCAGGTCGCCGAGCACGGCGCGGCCGCGCTGCTCAACGACCTTCACCCCTCGGTGAGTTGGAACGACAGCGCGCTACGGCTCGGCCGCCGCCGGCGGGCCCTCGCCCGGAACACCGCGGGCGCGGGGCTGCTGCTGATCCCCTCCGCCTTCACCGGTCCGGGCCCCCTCACCCTCGTGCGGCCCCCGGACCCGCCCCAACTGGCTTACCCGGCAAGGGGCGTCGGCACCCTGTGGGCATCCCGCCCGGTGGTCCGGGGCGACGCGCTCGCCGCCGTACTCGGCCGGTCGAAGGCGCTGCTGCTCGCCGAACTCGACTCCCCCGCCTCCACCACCGAACTCGCCGCCCGTACCGGCCTGTCGGCCCCCGCCGTCTCCCAGCACCTCACCGCGCTGCGCGACGCGGGCCTCACCACCGCCCACCGCACCGGCCGCAGCGTCCTGTACGCCCGCACCGCGACGGCCGAATCCCTCCTGGCCCCCTGA
- a CDS encoding quinone oxidoreductase family protein has protein sequence MLRMRHEVNGGSEVLSAEEAERPGAGAGEVLVRVEAIGVTLPTVRRLRESAEPVPLGGEVAGEVVAVGAGATGFSVGERVTGLCFADAYAEYAVLDSAMASRVPDGASAVEAVALVRSGLVARGAYEAARVAPGESVLVTAAASAVGTLALQYARAGGAGHVVAAVSSASKADFVRGMGADEVVRYEDADWGGPFDAILDGVGGDLLGPAVRTLATGGRLVAFSSGGGTVEAYELLARGASVIGFQMRAVAVGRPELYGRWLRELWQLRDAGTLRTAVHEEIPLAEAARAHALIEQRRNLGKVVLIP, from the coding sequence TTGCTGCGCATGCGCCATGAAGTGAACGGCGGGTCCGAGGTGCTGTCCGCCGAGGAGGCCGAGCGCCCCGGGGCGGGAGCCGGAGAGGTGCTGGTCCGGGTCGAGGCGATCGGGGTGACCCTGCCCACCGTGCGCAGGCTCCGGGAGAGCGCCGAGCCCGTTCCGCTCGGCGGCGAGGTCGCCGGAGAGGTCGTCGCCGTCGGCGCGGGAGCCACGGGTTTCAGCGTCGGAGAGCGCGTGACCGGGCTGTGCTTCGCCGACGCCTACGCGGAGTACGCGGTCCTCGACTCCGCGATGGCGTCCCGGGTGCCGGACGGCGCGAGCGCCGTGGAGGCGGTCGCGCTGGTCCGCAGCGGGCTGGTCGCACGCGGCGCGTACGAGGCCGCGCGGGTCGCGCCGGGCGAGTCGGTCCTGGTCACGGCGGCGGCCAGTGCGGTGGGCACGCTCGCCCTCCAGTACGCCAGGGCCGGCGGCGCCGGACACGTGGTCGCCGCCGTCAGCAGCGCGAGCAAGGCCGACTTCGTCCGCGGCATGGGCGCCGACGAGGTCGTACGGTACGAAGACGCCGACTGGGGCGGCCCGTTCGACGCGATCCTCGACGGCGTCGGCGGCGACCTGCTCGGCCCCGCCGTGCGGACCCTGGCGACGGGCGGCCGGCTGGTGGCCTTCAGCTCGGGCGGCGGCACCGTGGAGGCGTACGAACTCCTGGCCCGCGGCGCCTCGGTGATCGGCTTCCAGATGAGAGCCGTCGCCGTCGGCCGACCGGAGCTGTACGGCCGCTGGCTGCGCGAGCTCTGGCAACTGCGCGACGCGGGCACGCTGCGCACCGCGGTGCACGAGGAGATCCCGCTCGCCGAAGCGGCCCGGGCGCACGCCCTCATCGAGCAGCGCCGCAACCTCGGCAAGGTGGTTCTGATCCCCTAG